From the genome of Amycolatopsis granulosa:
GGTCTCGGCCAGCTGCCGGACGTCGACACCGGCGATGCGCACCACACCGTCCGGGGCGCGGTAGGTGTTGCGGGGCCAGACCTTCGGGTAGAGCCGGTCGAGCTCCTCGGAACTGGAGGGTGGGAAACCGGAGGCGTCGGCGTGCGGGTAGACCTCCGCGTGCCGTGGGCCGGCGGGGTGTGCCATCAGAAGTTACATCCGTTCCGGAGCGGAGACACCGAGCAGGGCGAGACCGTTGGCGAACACCTGGCGCGCCGCCTCGCACAGGGCGAGCCGCGCGAAGGTGAGGGGCGTGGCCTGTTCGTCGCCCTTGGGGAGGACCTGCGCGACGGCGTAGAACTTGTGGAACGCGCCGGCCAGGCTTTCCAGGTAGCGCGCGACGCGGTGCGGTTCCCGCAGCTCGGCGGCGCGCTGCACGACCGTGGGGAACTCCCCGATCGTGCGGATCAGGTCACCCTCGCGGTCGAGGGTGAGCAGCCCGAAGTCGGCGTCGTCGTCGAACTCGAGGCCCAGTTCCGCGGCGTTGCGCTGCAGCGAGGCGAGCCGGGCGTGCGCGTACTGCACGTAGTACACCGGGTTCTCGTCGCTGCTCTTGCGCAGCAGGTCGAGGTCGATGTCCAAAGAGGAGTCCACCGAGTAGCGGCTCAGCTCGTACCGGGCGGCGTCCACGCCGACGGCCTCGACCAGGTCCTCCATGGTGATCACCGTGCCGGCGCGCTTGCTCATCCGGACCGGCTTGCCGTCGCTGACCAGGTTCACCAGCTGGCCGATCAGCACCTCGACCACGGCCGGGTCGTGGCCCATCGCGGACGCGGCGGCCTTGAGCCGGGCGATGTAGCCGTGGTGGTCCGCGCCGAGCATGTAGATGCACAGGTCGAACCCGCGGTTGATCTTGTCCTGCAGGTAGGCGATGTCACCGGCGATGTAGGCGGGGGCGCCGTCGCTCTTGATGACCACGCGGTCCTTGTCGTCGCCGAACTCGGTGGAGCGCAACCACCAGGCACCGTCGGCCTCGTAGAGGCTGCCGTTCTCCTTCAGGCTCGCCACGGCCTTCTCCACCGCGCCGCTGCTGT
Proteins encoded in this window:
- the argS gene encoding arginine--tRNA ligase, with translation MTPEALADLVRTSAERVLSARGADTAVLPATVTVERPRNPDHGDYATNVALQVAKKAGLAPREFAQELAGALAEAGGIASAEIAGPGFVNLRLAADAQGEQIRQVLTLGDAYGRGTALAGRRINLEFVSANPTGPVHLGGTRWAAVGDALGRVLDAQGAEVTREYYFNDAGAQIDRFVRSLIAAAKGEPAPEDGYAGGYITDIAAEVLRQEPSALSLPEGERNETFRRVGVELMFAEIKNSLHQFGTDFDVYFHEDSLHSSGAVEKAVASLKENGSLYEADGAWWLRSTEFGDDKDRVVIKSDGAPAYIAGDIAYLQDKINRGFDLCIYMLGADHHGYIARLKAAASAMGHDPAVVEVLIGQLVNLVSDGKPVRMSKRAGTVITMEDLVEAVGVDAARYELSRYSVDSSLDIDLDLLRKSSDENPVYYVQYAHARLASLQRNAAELGLEFDDDADFGLLTLDREGDLIRTIGEFPTVVQRAAELREPHRVARYLESLAGAFHKFYAVAQVLPKGDEQATPLTFARLALCEAARQVFANGLALLGVSAPERM